In Festucalex cinctus isolate MCC-2025b chromosome 17, RoL_Fcin_1.0, whole genome shotgun sequence, the genomic stretch GTGGCTCGGGACGTGGACGGCTCGGGAAATTACCTGATCCTCGCGCACAAACACGTGGCCCAGGTGCACCCGCTATCCGGCTACGGGCCACGCTTCAACAAGCCCGGGCTGCCCGAGTGGGTGCTGTTCCACGAGTACGCGCTGGACGAAAACAACTACGTGAGGATCATCACCGAGATTTCGCCGCAAGCGTGAGTCTCGGGCGATTCGTATTATGCGCGAGGTTGCAATTTTACGTGAAGACGCCACTATATATGATCGTTTCCTATCCCCTGTTGTAGCTTCACTCAAACGGCTCCGCTCTACTACTTCTACAACCTGCCCCATAGTGAGAGCAAAGACATCCTGCAGCACATGCTGGACCCTCGCGCCAACACTCGGAAGGACAAGGACAGCAACCTCGCCGATGACAGCAACGTGCGGTCTACTGATCGCTGCGCCATCCAATGATGAGGCATTAATTTGAATTTCGGGAGGATTATTAAAATGCTTATCTGGTGCCACCAAATGTGAGGTTTCACAAAGTGGTACTCAGATAAGTGGAAAGGCTTGAAGAGCCACAGCATGCTGTCAACTTTATAATTTGTCATATAAAAGTTGGGGAGATTAAATGGCATCAGAGTTTCATAAAATGGTGGTTGGAAGAATGAACAGGCCGAGACCAGgaaggtgggggtggggggaacaAATATGGaacactgtaaaaaacaaacaagtaattctaagtacattttacaaggagagttttgatcacattttaccagtttgtttaattaaaagaaaaagaagaagaaaagcaaaaagCTCCTCGTGGGTTGAGCAACTAACCTACAAAGTTCAGGTTGGAAAACGGTAacgctaccacctgagccatgccgctcctgctgtgtgttagtatattgaTGGTGTCAGGCGGAATCTTTGTACCTCCAAGAgaccggcttttttttttttcttttcttattttggacacaccagTAATGCTTTATAGTGGCAAATAGctggagtggcatggctcaggcaGTAGAGTGGCTGTTTAccaaatggactgctttttatatagcgctttaatCTACACctagctgaaggtcatgagtttgtttCTCATTgcttaaatggatacttgactcattcaacAACTTTCAGCAGATAaaaattcatattttgtccagaatgaatttgataacccattatttttcatgtacaattaatgcctttaaaatgtaatttttgtacttgctatcgactgatgacatcacctgtgctgaggaagtaggtaacggccaatcatagcacacctgttttctgggtttggtcagtaaactgagccatgattggttgttacttcctcagcacaggtgatatcagtcaacagcaagtagaaaaattactttttaaaggttttaattatacatgaaaaataatgaagttaacacattaattatagacatattaactttttactgctgaaaatggctcaatgagccaagcatccctttaagagaacttcccaaaaaaaaaaaaaaaaacgtataaaataacgtaaaatgtactttcaatttctgagtgaaaaaaaattgctagtttttttcaagtaatattactttttaaaagtgcaCTTTTGGATCAGTAAGTTCtattttatatttgtaattCACATCTTGcagtaaatgacaaaaaacaaaaatggagcaCCTGGAGATGTTTTATGAAATTCTTGCTCTGATGCAGtagcttttcatttttcatctgCTGGTGTCCTAACTAGAAGAAAAATACTTTGGAAAATATGATTGTTAATGCAAtcaattacagtatatacattTCTGTGTCGTGCTAAtgtggctaatgctaacacagctGGCAACAATGTGAGATTTCAGTTTACTGCAGGAAACTCAAACGCATGACAAGGTGGTACGATCGTTTTTCTACGTTCTCCCTCAGTCACCATaagaaaaattatatattaatttGAAAAATCTTTGTACAAAATGATTTTACGACTGCGTAACGTGAGAAatttaatggggtatatgccacggaagaggcgggactgttttcgcacatcagtttgtttccggttcggtttgcgacgcgagggctgcatcaaaaatactcgtgcttccaactttgtgcccctcggttgcgcgttcgcaacccggaccggaaacaaattgatgtgcaaaatcacgtcccgcctcttctgtggcatataccccattgaatCCAGCACAAGTCAATGCTGTAGCTTTTCTATTCTGAgacactaaaaagaaaaaatgttcacaaatcttaatgtttttaatgctGCATAGCATGGAATTGGAAACAAGACGTTTCCActagaaaaatacttttcatatttttgtaataaatgtaatgtataatatttttattgaaGACAAATCTGTCCATTAGATTTGTCATCACCAGACCATTATAAAGTTTTCTAAACATTATTTGGGTAGAAAACTTAATATAATACATGATGAAATTGTCTCAAAAGTCCAATACAGTTGCTTGTTATGTATAATAAACATTCAGAGTACTTACAAAACTTTCCTCACCCACTCTGTTGTATAGCCATTCACATTGCATATCTGCATTAAATCTTCACAATAATTATTAGAAtaaccgtccattttttttcctggggaATTTCTTGCCGCCATTTATACTGTCATTTATGCCACCAGTCGTCAGACGCTGAGATATTCTTTGAGTCTGTCCATGATGGTGGGAATTCTTTCCACCGGGATCAACATGACCGTGCGGAACGGCTTCATGGGAACGTCGTCGAAGGACCAGCGGCCGCTCAAGCACGAGTCGGCCTCGTCCTGCACCGAGAAGTGGAACGTGGAGACGGCGTGCTACAAGAAGAcatttaaaacacattaaaaaaaattaaaaaaatcgaatttgtCATTCCTTGCACAGTCAGTTGTACCTCGAGTTTGCTTTGTGTCTAGTCACGCTTAGTCACAAAAGCTAAAGTTTATAACTAGCCCAACAGCgtaattactaggggtgttaaaaaatatcgattcggcgatatatcgcgatactcgaatcgattcaataaatttttatttatttatgtatttatttatttattttttaagagctcagaattgttcattcggtagtcttaacgattcaacgtcttatcatcattgcctttttttgtgtgtgtgtgtgtgtgaatcgatttttaaacttccatttttaatggaaaaatattcaacaaaacgtctgacttcgggttaggattcacaccttgagcatggaagaatgttatatgaatggaacattaagccttaatattttattttaatgctgttcaaacatgaaacagattacaacctctataagactgcaatttcagataaataaataatacattttcatataaatcttacactctacaagcttactgattagtattttctaaatttgaatgaaaaaaaatcgcaacaatcgacttataaattcgtatcgggattaatcggtatcgaatcgaatcgtgacctgtgaatcgtgatacgaatcgaatcgtcaggtactaggcaattcacacaccTAGTAATTACCAACCATAGTTAAACATACTGTCACAATGTCAATACCTCAAAGAAGAACTCCTCCTCAGCGTTAATGAACATGTATTCGTCCTTGGGGTCCGGGCCTCTGCCAGTAACGGTCTTGCTGGCCTGCATGCAGGTCTTGCTGATCATCAAGTAGTAGTGGTACTTCCCACTGGGCTTGTTGGTACGCTCCGCTTCGGAGATCTCATCCCTGTCAAAATAAAAGGTCAACACCCATTGGGTAAACTATTTTGctaactgatgttttttttgtaacaccTTTCTTCAAAAATTGGGACTAATTACACAAGCAACTCACTGCAGGTGCATGTGCAGCGGCAGGGCGATCTGCGGCGGCACGTTGATAAAGCGCTCGCTCAGCAGCAGGCCGACGGGCTTGGCGGTGTCGCCGAGCATCTGCTCCAGCTGCTCAGCGGCGACGTGGCCCAAACTCTTCTCGCACTGCTCCAGGATCAGCTCTTTGATCTGATCCATGCACTGCACGCCCTGCGCACGATGGACAATACGCATCAAAGAGGATGCCGACTAGACTGTTTGGGAGACGACGATGCGGTCTTACCTTCCGTTCTGTAAGGTTCAGCATGGTGATAAAGCCAAACACTTCATCCGGGTCGTCATCGTCGCTGTCTTCGGGCACCTCTGCTtgcttgggggggaaaaaaatacgtttgtttttgtcttcttttttttttgacaaaaaaattatattaaaattttTTGTAATACTTATCAAAtcaaaagatgtaaaaaaaaataaaaaaaaaataaaaaaaaaataaaaaaaaaataaaaaagaccattttataagtgcaaaaataaaacctttctaaaaataaaaatgtgttctttACTGACAAAGACCTACATttataaaactttattttttacacaatataaagttaaaagTCAGTCGTAGTATAAAGTAAAAGTTGATGTGAATGAGTGAGCCACCTTGATGACACTTCCCACGTGGTTCTGCTCGATGATGATGTCGGTCATCTCTGACGTGTTGACGTGAGCCTTCAGAAACAGCTTGGAGCGCAACAAACCAGCGAAACGGTCAAAACGCATGCTGAcacattttatgatcatttatttttgtctttaacTAATACAACCAACCTGTTGTAAGAGCTTCTTGATGCCATTAAAGTCATTGTGCGAAACGGCGTGCGCTTCGAAGTCCACCGTAACCTCCTGAATAGCAAATAAATGTGCTTGTTTTAATGCACCTATAAAtcgcacaaaatattaaaagatgTTTTAAGCAGAACTACAAGGCTAATGTCACACACTGTTACCATGCAACagcgttagcgttagcgttagcAACCTAGCGAGGCCAGGCATTCATTCAAGCGGCTCTAAAACGTCACCCTCACCTCATTAACCACCTCTTCGAACGATTCGCTGTCCTCATCGGTGGAACCGTCGTCTGTCCCCGGACTCTCGTCCGAGCTGTCATTGCTTTCCTGGGGGTTTTCCCCCATACCTACTGCCCTCTTCTTAGCCGACGAAGCCATGCTGCAAACAAACATGCGCCGAGTGTTCGAGCGAGCACAGTTTGTGGGTGGGCGTGTCTGAGAGCGACCACCTGTCGGTACCACCGACACCGGCAACACTACGCCATTTTGGCTCAAACTCGTCATCAAACGTCACCATAGATAGCGATATTCAGTCAGAACCAACCAATCGGGAACGTAGGGTTTGCATTCCAGCCATCAAAATGTCAATGTCACCTGACGTAAGTTTTtacacaatagtaaaaatagTTCAAACACCCATGTGCTTTTTGTGGAATTtttagtcacatttaaaataatctttTCTTTTACTCTATAGAATTCAGCGGAAACTTGCTTACGAGGACGCCATTTTGGTTCATATTTTATGTAGTTCCCACCGACTTGCCGTACTACGTCAGAGACTAAATGGCGACGCCGTCATTTGGGATAAACTAATCACGAAGGGGTGACAACTGTTCTAATTGCATTTCATCCGCAATTTGCAGCAACACATTGGTTCCTCACTCGTAGATAATATACTTTATTACACATTATAAAGTACATATATGCTGTAACACGCAAGTCTTGCTTGGGAGGAGTTTATTATTCAACTTTAAAATTTTAAGACCCCTCCCTTCTTTACAATATTTAGTCTATATGCGTTCAGACGTGTGATCAAGCTAGCAAGTTTCGTTgtgtattttaaaaacatattttttgagGCGATAATGTAACGCAAACGTCATGGTACATTACGGGTAATATAAGTAAGTGGTTTGTCCTAAtcgaattttgttgttttagtgAATAATTTGTGAGCGAATAAGCTCATCAAAAAGCTTCTATCCAAACGACTATGTTGTTATCAGTAAACTAACACTTGTTGGGTGTAGTTTAGCTTTCTATGTATTCACGCCCTCATTCGTTTTCACTTCACTTCTTGATGACAGCTCCATTCATTTTCCgcaaatctcgactataatatAGTTATCCTATGATATATAATTTGTACAGTCTTTATCAAGATGAATGTGCTGCTTCTGAAGGAGCCAAGAGATGGAGACCAGCCTGATCCTTACATCCAGGTAAAGGCATGAAAACAAGTCACGAAAACAATAATGAACCCATCTTCTTTAGTCGATTGTTTTTGCAATTCTGCAGGAGATGGCGTCACGTGACCTGAAAGCAACGCTTCTGCCTGTGCTATCATTTAAGTTTGTTTCACTGAACACCCTGTCAGAGAAGGTGACCAGACATTTTTTTGCTgcattattgtctttttttttttttttttaatgtcatctTAAATTCAAGACAATGATCTTTCCCAAAAGCTTTTCCAGCCAGAAAAACATGGTGGCCTCATATTTACAAGCCCGAGAGCCGTGGAAGCAGTGAAGATGTGCTTAGATGAAAAACGAGAAGGTGAGTCAATTTCTTACGGAGAACCCGCTCCTGTTTCATATGTGAAAATAACGTTCTGAAAgtgtaaaaataatgaaaaacctCTCACACAAGTGTAAGAAAACAACACTTTTGTGTCTTTTTCCACAGAATGGGAGCGCACAGCGAAGAACAAGTGGAACTCAAAGTCTGTTTATGTGGTGGGCAAAGCGACGGGCACCTTAGGTAAAGTCACCTGCCACCGACATGCACGCGCAAGGTACCGTTAGCGCCGTTAGCACAAGTCACAACTTGTTGCGATGCACTTTTATTGTTCCTGAGCAGGTGTAGCACCTTCCTGAAGTGTGTCCCACCTTTTGTTGTCCTTTTAGTGTAGTTCCTGGTGGTGGGAAGTGATTGATTGTTACTGACTCCAACTCAATATGACGACAAACACTCGtgtttgtgtgacttttttttccttcttctctgCAGTACGCCGTCTTGGTTTGAATCCGCTTGGTGAGGACACGGGGACGGCGGAGGTCTTGTCGCGTGTCATCATTGAACGTACGCCGACATGCTTTCAGTCTGTTGGTATTAGAAGAAGGACTGGGTTATTAAATGATGAATTCAAGTTACTTCATCGGAATAAGATGTGATGCCCATTTATACAAAACGAAAATCTGTGATTGGACTAGTTGCCCTAATTAGAAGTATGTCAAATGAACATGTTTCCTTCTCTGTGCAGGAGAGGACACCAATATATCCCCACTTTTCTTCCCCTGCGGCTCCATCAAACGAGAAGTCCTGCCTATGGCTTTGAGGgagaatggtaaaaaaaaaaaaaggccttttagtacataaaaaaaaaaaaaaaaaaaaaagcaaatggtTAAAAGggatatattatttaaaaaataaagtcaatgAACTACTGCGGAACATAAACTGTAACTTTCTGTAACGGTGCTTCTGCGAACAATATCaaatatcttcagattttgAAAGTTTTACTTCCTTACTAAATCCTAATTTCCTTCATGGGGATTATTCAATATCCATTTTGTGTgatgatcacttcctgttttgtccaCTAGGGGTTCCCCTTGAGACATTGACTGTCTATCAAACAGCTGAGCATCCTGACTTGGGCAAGAATCTTACAGACTATTTTGCGGCACAGGTCAAACTCACCTCTCGCTATGTTGCACACTATATATCTCAAGGCACAGTGGTTGGGAAGCTCCGCTATACAGTGCGTCTCCCATTTTTATCATTGTCATTCTCAGGGCCCCCCGGCTAGTGTGGCCTTCTTCAGCCCATCGGGAGTCAACTTCTGCCTGCAGGTCTTGCGTAAGCTGGCCGGCGAGCGGCTAACACAAATCAAGGTTAATCTGGATATAACAACAAAGATGTGCAATTGAATCCATGAGTCACGTACCTTGTCGTGTGCAGTTTGCCGCCATCGGGCCGACCACACGGGACGCCATGCGGGCGGAGGGTCTTAGCGTCTGCTGCACCGCAGAGAAGCCCACCGCGCAGCACCTGGCGGAGGCAATAAGCAAAGCGCTAAAATGACCATCCGACATTTGTCACGCAGATACAGTAAACGCCATTGTTcaagcaaaatggccgactaccTGCGCCTTTCACAGCATACTTCATTGATTTTTGTAGCGTATCCTGTCACGATCACCAACTATTCTGCACTCCATTTTTGCATCCAGTAAGATATgtacatccaaccatccattatctgaaccacgTATCCTCAAGAAGGTTGTGGGCATGTCCCAGCTCATTtataatacagtgttccctcgtttatcgcgggtgttacgttccaaaaacaaccCGCGATAATGGAGAtccgtgtgattttttttttgttttattcccgttaatatatatatatatatatatataaaaaaatatacatacacatatttatatatatatattcgttttttttgttttagtatgttttactttattataaattatttatttatcatatacgtttttttcatttacattcattttctccattaattttttttttaactcattctctcccaaaaacgtataaataagttttatttcaaatattgcCGCcattctcccaaagacgtatttacatgtttttttttgttttatgctagagcatgcacaaggctttgatgcagcctctgaactgaagagaatgcttgaacatatggtagttattacaaaaacggccagcaggtggcagcggagtataagagatcaaccagggccatgttgcaaaaagttattttcccgagtgttttaaacagatttgtgaataatgatgaaacttaagctTAACTTaaaagctatattctaattgcttcaaaacggaaacggatagaaatatacactTTTTCCtaacgaaagaagagactctaaacttTCTTTTCGTAGGTTCCGTAtttgtatagcaatagaacacaatagcctgcgggccttgcaaaatcagtcaaaatccaggaaaagagacaggagcaaagggggttgcctcagtgaaaatggcgggagtgaatgagttaattattacagtatacagcacagtatatatttttgtcatttgtttttccgttttggtatgatttttagtttattatgaatgctttttcattcattattttccctttacagtctttttttttttttttttaatttacttgttatacagcacagtatatattttccatctctggaatgcaatgtcgtggagtgGCAGGACAGACAACCGTTGGAAATgtctcgtcgagacgaatcCGCGGATGCCCGTATACCCCCGGTTGaacgtagggttcgagagatacggccacttgaacaaaaaaataaaaaaacaaaaaaataaaaaaatccacgaaACAGCGAGGCTGCGAAAGATGAACccacgataaacgagggaacactgtatattcaTTGTAGCttctttattcattttcttGCATCTTCTTGTGAGGATTTTGTGTAAATCGGATGCTGTGGTGGCAATTATGAATGATTTCTAATACACAGGAGGGGGCCACTGAACTGAGTTTTAGGGGTGGAAATATTCACTAGGATactcatttttttgcacaatttggAGAGTATTTTAGTATGTTCAAGATCTCAGAAGGTGATGCTTGTGTTTACTGTTATCTGGATTTCATGTAAATTGGTTGCACTGAAGTTGCCCACCCTGCTGGTGTATCGAATGAAATGTCCTGTGAATGAAGATTTGAAATTCTTCTTGCTGGTTTTGTATGTAATTCCATTATTTATACCGAATCCCAAAGACATGACGTGTATTGTATTATTCTATTGTATATTGTGGAGCTTTATTTTGTGTAGTCTTGTTAATTAAAGATTGTGCTTGAGTCTGTTCAAAGTGGGTGTTCTTCAAAGTCCAGTGAAACCCAGCAGAGCATCACACGACACATCCTCACTATTCGTAGCTAACATCAAGTGAAGCAGCGTTTGCTTTTCACACAATGTGGAACGCCCTCCCCATCTGGGTGACCACACCTGTGCCGGTGGTCCTATAAAGCCGCACAGTCAAAACTATTATTTTAAGCAGACAACAGACGCTTAAAGGCCACCACGATGCTGACTTCCATCCAGCTGATCGCTTCTTTGCTTCTCTGGACGAGCACGGGCGAGAAACTTTTCCACCATCGCGATCACTCGGATCTGCAGATGTTCAACGCCCAGCAAGCTCAGACCATCACCGACAAATACACAGCAGAGGTAAATAGGgattaaatgaagaaaaaatatattgttttcgtaagatgacacaaaaaaaaaaagtccatatcTTGTCCAGCTTTTCCTCTCCAGATACGGCTTCATGAAGCCGgtgatgtgggaggagacgCGGGACAGGTACGAGTCTCTCGACGACGATGGTTTCCTTGACGACCTCCAAGCGAGCATCCGGGAGGGCACCTCGGTGCCTCATTCCAGGGATCGCCTTCCTCCGGGTGGAGAGAATCAAGCCTTTACTACAGCACTTCAAGACTTCCAGAGGTTGTCTGGCCTGCCGGTGACGGGCGCGTTGGACGACGCCACCAGGGAGGCCATGAACAAGCCGAGGTGCGGCGTCCCCGACAAGGAAATGGACCAGGAAGCAGAGGACAGTCCTGAACCTGAACTTGAGGAGAGTCTGGCCTTTGGTGTTGAAAACAACACCAGTTTGATGGACACGTTTAACGAGACAGATGGCAACTACACAATAAGTGACACGCTGCCTCACGGCGCTAATGACTCTGAAATAGATCTGAATGTTAACAACACGGCAACTGACACCAACACGACCGATTCCAGCCATGATTTGACACCAAAAACCACCTCGCTGGACAACCGAACAGGCCCGAGCCCAGCGGTGGCGCGACGCAAACGCCACCTGGCCGCCCTGGTGTCCGAGCGGAGGCGGCACAAGAGGGACGTGAGCGAGACGGGACACGTGGCCTTCAGCAAGAATGTCCTCAAGTGGCGGCTGATGGGCGAAGGCTACAGCAATCAGCTGTCCATCGAGGAGCAGCGCTACATCTTCAGGCTGGCCTTCAGGATGTGGAGCGAGGTGTCGCCGCTCCAGTTCGCGGAGGACAACCGCTCTCCGCTGGAGGACATCGACATCAGGCTGGGATTTGGCACAGGTACAGCAAAATacgagggttaaaaaaaaaaaaaaaatcaatcaatattgaatcgatttttcgAGCTCAATACAGATTTATAAAGCCATGAATTCAATAGTTAGatctaatttttttccccataaattcttaagaaaaaagtatttcttacatttatgaaagacctgacttattgcactttaagacaattcagaatattttaagtttatatttacaattatattagaattatgaaaatatcttCATCACATCCTtgttgatgtcaatgtttgcgtAACACTTAAGCGATTTTAACAGGTGAAACTTTCATTAATGAGCTAAATCATTTGAtctgcaaaatttactttggtatttaatattattggagtttatcatgtccttgacatttaagaagaaatgatgttccataattaatccgTATCAGATTAGAATGAATTGaatcgggggtggggggtgggggggggcaatagaaataaattgaactgaactcttgtgaatcaaaagcGAACCAATTGAGCAAATTAGAATCAATACTAGGGATGTATGCTATATTTTTACGATttaacctcacgatacgataattatcgcgatATTTTGGGGAGGATGGAGATATTAaaagtcatatttaaaaaaaaaaagctcatactaaaaaaaacaaaaaaaacaatattttacttgtgtacataacagcattgcacataacataaataacataaataaacacttaatattgagacacttgctaatgcacgcacacattgagtttctcCACACATTAACTCGATTCACAAGCCTATTAtagtccccttcatctgacgattagcatggattttaaacagcgaggccaaaacatgccttgtgaaaattaaactacactaaaaaacaaacaaaaattagccaccagagggtgctagaactgcactaaTAGAAATGAACCtgcctttttttaaacagatgtgctgcttttaatattgtgacatgacgacgacgatgttgttgggagttttaatatcgcaacatcacgatattgtcattatcgttacatccctaatcaataCCCAACTCTACAATTTGTGTTGGTTGAGGTGGAGCAGAGAGGTGGGAAGGTCACATGATTGTATTGTATGCCATCTAGGAAGACATCTTGGTTGCAATCAGAGGTTTGATGGCAGCGGTCAAGAGTTTGCCCACGCCTGGTTC encodes the following:
- the mmp21 gene encoding matrix metallopeptidase-21; the encoded protein is MLTSIQLIASLLLWTSTGEKLFHHRDHSDLQMFNAQQAQTITDKYTAELFLSRYGFMKPVMWEETRDRYESLDDDGFLDDLQASIREGTSVPHSRDRLPPGGENQAFTTALQDFQRLSGLPVTGALDDATREAMNKPRCGVPDKEMDQEAEDSPEPELEESLAFGVENNTSLMDTFNETDGNYTISDTLPHGANDSEIDLNVNNTATDTNTTDSSHDLTPKTTSLDNRTGPSPAVARRKRHLAALVSERRRHKRDVSETGHVAFSKNVLKWRLMGEGYSNQLSIEEQRYIFRLAFRMWSEVSPLQFAEDNRSPLEDIDIRLGFGTGRHLGCNQRFDGSGQEFAHAWFLGDIHFDDDEHFTAPNTGSGISLLKVAVHEIGHVLGLPHIYRPGSIMQPSYLPQEAGFEMGWMDRKAIQDLYGACKGRFSTVFDWIRRETTPYGQVVVRFNTYFMREGWYWLYENRNNRTRYGDPVPLQIGWRGLPADGVDAYVHVWSRKRDAVYFFKGTQFWKYDSDNDKVFIQDPEGHRYPRKISEGFPGISGPIDTAVYDRRDSCIYFFKNTLVYAFSVESNGTAPGFPKPIREVFPPVSSGDHPGGSIDAAYFSYAHNAVFLFKDRRFWQVVSSRDRRRRPFLPRNGLLPHKEVDQHWFDICNVHPTALTLTR
- the bccip gene encoding protein BCCIP homolog, with the protein product MTSLSQNGVVLPVSVVPTGGRSQTRPPTNCARSNTRRMFVCSMASSAKKRAVGMGENPQESNDSSDESPGTDDGSTDEDSESFEEVVNEEVTVDFEAHAVSHNDFNGIKKLLQQLFLKAHVNTSEMTDIIIEQNHVGSVIKQAEVPEDSDDDDPDEVFGFITMLNLTERKGVQCMDQIKELILEQCEKSLGHVAAEQLEQMLGDTAKPVGLLLSERFINVPPQIALPLHMHLQDEISEAERTNKPSGKYHYYLMISKTCMQASKTVTGRGPDPKDEYMFINAEEEFFFEHAVSTFHFSVQDEADSCLSGRWSFDDVPMKPFRTVMLIPVERIPTIMDRLKEYLSV
- the uros gene encoding uroporphyrinogen-III synthase codes for the protein MNVLLLKEPRDGDQPDPYIQEMASRDLKATLLPVLSFKFVSLNTLSEKLFQPEKHGGLIFTSPRAVEAVKMCLDEKREEWERTAKNKWNSKSVYVVGKATGTLVRRLGLNPLGEDTGTAEVLSRVIIEREDTNISPLFFPCGSIKREVLPMALRENGVPLETLTVYQTAEHPDLGKNLTDYFAAQGPPASVAFFSPSGVNFCLQVLRKLAGERLTQIKFAAIGPTTRDAMRAEGLSVCCTAEKPTAQHLAEAISKALK